In the genome of Pseudomonas sp. LBUM920, one region contains:
- the dgcB gene encoding dimethylglycine demethylation protein DgcB: MLNTLLPVLLFAALGLALLGALRRVNMWRRGRASKVDLLGGLLAMPKRYMVDLHHVVARDKYIANTHVATALGFVLSALLAILVHGFGLHNRILGYALLLASVLMFVGATFVYLRRRNPPSRLSKGPWMRLPKSLMAFSVSFFLVTLPVAGILPADFGGWLLAALLSLGVLWGVSEMFFGMTWGGPMKHAFAGALHLAWHRRAERFGGGRSTGLKPLDLSDKTAPLGVEKPKDFTWNQLLGFDACVQCGKCEAACPAFAAGQPLNPKKLIQDMVVGLAGGTDAKFAGSPYPGKPVGEHGGNPHQPIVNGLVDAETLWSCTTCRACVEECPMMIEHVDAIVDMRRHLTLEKGATPNKGAEVLENLIATDNPGGFAPGGRLNWAADLNLPLFSEKGSADVLFWVGDGAFDMRNQRTLRAFVKVLKAAKVDFAVLGLEERDSGDVARRLGDEATFQLLATRNIQTLEKYCFKRIVTCDPHSFHVLKNEYGAFNGNYRVQHHSTFMAELIGEGALNLGQHKGNSVTYHDPCYLGRYNGEYEAPRQVLRALGIEVKEMQRSGFRSRCCGGGGGAPITDIPGKQRIPDMRMDDIRETGAELVAVGCPQCTAMLEGVVEPRPLIKDIAELVADALLEDAAPAKSATQREPAEVH, translated from the coding sequence ATGTTGAACACCTTGCTGCCTGTTCTTTTGTTCGCGGCGCTGGGCCTGGCTTTGCTGGGCGCCCTGCGCCGGGTGAACATGTGGCGCCGCGGCCGTGCGTCCAAGGTCGACCTGCTCGGCGGTCTGCTGGCCATGCCCAAGCGCTACATGGTCGATCTGCACCACGTGGTGGCCCGCGACAAATACATCGCCAACACCCACGTCGCCACCGCCCTGGGCTTTGTGCTCTCGGCGTTGCTGGCGATTCTGGTGCACGGTTTCGGCCTGCATAACCGCATCCTCGGCTACGCCTTGCTGCTGGCGTCGGTGCTGATGTTTGTCGGCGCCACGTTTGTCTATCTGCGCCGTCGTAACCCGCCGTCGCGCCTGTCGAAAGGCCCGTGGATGCGCCTGCCGAAAAGCCTGATGGCGTTCTCGGTGAGCTTCTTCTTGGTGACTTTGCCGGTGGCCGGGATTCTGCCGGCCGACTTCGGCGGCTGGCTGCTGGCGGCATTGCTGAGCCTGGGCGTGCTGTGGGGCGTGTCGGAAATGTTCTTCGGCATGACCTGGGGCGGCCCGATGAAACACGCCTTCGCCGGTGCGCTGCACCTGGCCTGGCACCGCCGCGCCGAACGTTTTGGTGGCGGCCGCTCCACCGGCCTGAAGCCGCTGGACTTGAGCGATAAAACCGCGCCGCTGGGCGTGGAAAAACCCAAGGACTTTACCTGGAACCAACTGCTCGGCTTCGACGCCTGCGTGCAGTGCGGCAAGTGCGAAGCCGCGTGCCCGGCGTTCGCCGCCGGCCAGCCGTTGAACCCGAAGAAGTTGATCCAGGACATGGTCGTCGGCCTGGCCGGTGGCACTGATGCCAAGTTCGCCGGCAGCCCGTATCCCGGCAAACCGGTGGGCGAACACGGCGGCAACCCGCACCAGCCGATCGTCAACGGGCTGGTGGATGCCGAAACCCTGTGGTCATGCACCACCTGCCGCGCCTGCGTGGAAGAGTGCCCGATGATGATCGAGCACGTGGACGCCATCGTCGACATGCGCCGCCACCTCACCCTGGAAAAAGGCGCAACCCCGAACAAGGGCGCCGAAGTCCTGGAAAACCTGATCGCCACCGACAACCCCGGCGGTTTCGCACCGGGCGGCCGCCTGAATTGGGCGGCGGATCTGAACCTGCCGCTGTTCAGTGAAAAAGGCAGCGCCGACGTGTTGTTCTGGGTCGGCGACGGTGCCTTCGACATGCGCAACCAACGCACCCTGCGCGCCTTCGTCAAAGTGCTGAAAGCGGCCAAGGTCGACTTCGCGGTGCTCGGCCTGGAAGAGCGCGACAGCGGCGACGTCGCGCGGCGCCTGGGCGATGAAGCCACGTTCCAACTGTTGGCCACGCGCAATATCCAGACCCTGGAAAAATACTGCTTCAAGCGCATCGTCACCTGTGACCCGCACAGCTTCCACGTACTGAAAAACGAGTACGGCGCCTTCAACGGTAACTATCGGGTGCAGCACCACAGCACCTTTATGGCCGAACTGATCGGCGAAGGCGCGTTGAACCTGGGTCAGCACAAAGGCAACAGCGTGACCTATCACGACCCTTGTTACCTGGGCCGTTACAACGGCGAATACGAGGCGCCGCGCCAAGTGCTGCGCGCGCTGGGCATCGAGGTCAAGGAGATGCAACGCTCGGGCTTCCGCTCACGCTGCTGCGGTGGCGGTGGCGGTGCACCGATCACCGACATTCCCGGCAAGCAACGCATTCCCGACATGCGCATGGACGACATCCGCGAAACCGGCGCCGAGCTGGTGGCCGTGGGTTGTCCACAGTGCACGGCGATGCTGGAAGGCGTGGTTGAACCACGCCCATTGATCAAGGACATCGCCGAACTGGTGGCTGACGCTTTGCTTGAAGACGCAGCACCGGCCAAGTCTGCAACCCAACGTGAACCTGCGGAGGTGCATTGA
- a CDS encoding electron transfer flavoprotein subunit beta has translation MTTPVISLVSIGAHPTSGRPRRAEQDARAVELGLQMAGDKLQVLHAGNIHEPTLRSYLGMGLAQLHVLEQPAGADALPALSDYLRDAGAQVVLTGSQAETGEGSGMLPFLLAEQLGWPLIVGLAQVESIDGGIAHVLQALPRGQRRRLKVRLPFLATVDNAAPKPRQSAYGPGQRGALAAHEVEIEQDELFTGAVLQPAKPRPKRLKVIKAKSGADRMKAATAKASGGGGQVLKGLSPEAGAEAILKLLIEEGVVR, from the coding sequence ATGACAACGCCTGTAATCAGCTTGGTATCCATCGGCGCCCACCCCACTTCCGGCCGGCCACGCCGCGCGGAGCAGGATGCCCGCGCCGTCGAGTTGGGCCTGCAAATGGCGGGGGATAAGTTGCAGGTGCTGCACGCCGGCAACATTCACGAGCCGACGTTGCGCAGTTACCTGGGCATGGGTTTGGCGCAATTGCACGTGCTTGAGCAGCCGGCCGGCGCTGACGCCTTGCCGGCCCTCAGCGATTACCTGCGCGATGCCGGTGCCCAGGTGGTGCTCACCGGCAGCCAGGCGGAAACCGGCGAGGGCTCGGGCATGTTGCCGTTTCTGCTGGCCGAGCAACTGGGCTGGCCGCTGATTGTCGGGCTGGCGCAGGTGGAGTCCATCGACGGCGGCATCGCCCACGTGCTGCAAGCCTTGCCGCGTGGGCAGCGGCGGCGCTTGAAAGTGCGCCTGCCGTTTCTGGCCACGGTGGATAACGCCGCGCCCAAGCCACGGCAAAGCGCCTACGGCCCTGGGCAGCGCGGCGCATTGGCCGCCCATGAAGTCGAGATCGAGCAGGACGAGTTATTCACAGGTGCGGTGCTGCAGCCGGCCAAGCCTCGGCCCAAGCGCCTCAAGGTGATCAAGGCCAAGAGCGGCGCCGACCGTATGAAGGCTGCCACGGCCAAGGCCAGCGGCGGCGGTGGGCAAGTGCTCAAGGGTCTGAGCCCCGAGGCGGGTGCCGAGGCCATTCTCAAGCTGCTCATTGAAGAAGGCGTGGTGCGGTGA
- a CDS encoding DUF5943 domain-containing protein, with protein sequence MAKIAPQLPIEVDSETGVWTSDALPMLYVPRHFFVNNHIGIEEVLGSEAYAEILYKAGYKSAWHWCEKEAECHGLEGGAVFEHYMKRLSQRGWGLFKIQDIDLDKGTASVKLEHSAFVYVYGKVGRKVDYMFTGWFAGAMDQILQARGSQIRTVAEQVYGGSEEGHDDGLFTVKPL encoded by the coding sequence ATGGCCAAGATCGCCCCGCAATTGCCTATCGAAGTCGACAGCGAAACCGGTGTCTGGACCTCCGACGCCCTGCCGATGCTGTACGTGCCGCGCCACTTTTTCGTCAACAACCACATAGGCATTGAAGAAGTCCTGGGCAGCGAGGCCTACGCCGAAATCCTCTATAAGGCCGGCTACAAATCCGCCTGGCACTGGTGTGAAAAAGAAGCTGAATGCCATGGCCTGGAAGGCGGCGCGGTGTTCGAACACTACATGAAGCGCTTGTCGCAACGCGGCTGGGGCCTGTTCAAGATCCAGGACATCGACCTCGACAAAGGCACCGCCAGCGTCAAGCTCGAGCACTCGGCATTTGTCTACGTGTACGGCAAGGTCGGGCGCAAGGTCGACTACATGTTCACCGGCTGGTTTGCCGGCGCCATGGACCAGATTCTGCAGGCGCGCGGCAGCCAGATCCGCACCGTGGCCGAGCAAGTGTACGGAGGCTCCGAAGAGGGCCACGACGACGGCCTGTTCACCGTCAAGCCGTTGTAA
- the dgcA gene encoding dimethylglycine demethylation protein DgcA, translating into MAFEAMFAPIQIGKLTIRNRVLSTAHAEVYATDGGMTTDRYVKYYEEKAKGGIGLAICGGSSSVAIDSPQGWWKSVNLADDRIIPHFQNLADAMHKHGAKIMIQITHMGRRSRWDGEHWPTLLSPSGIREPVHRATCKTIEPEEIWRVIGNYASAAARAKAGGLDGVELSAVHQHMIDQFWSPRVNKRTDEWGGSFENRMRFGLEVLKAVRAEVGPDFCVGIRLCGDEFHPDGLSHEDMKQIAKYYDDTGMLDFIGVVGSGCDTHNTLANVIPNMSYPPEPFLHLAAGIKEVVKAPVLHAQNIKDPNQATRILEGGYVDMVGMTRAHIADPHLIAKIKMGQIDQIKQCVGANYCIDRQYQGLDVLCIQNAATSREYMGVPHIIEKSTGPKRKVVVVGAGPAGMEAARVAAERGHDVTLFEKKEFIGGQITTASKAPQRDQIAGITRWFQLELARLNVDLRLGVAANADAILDLRPDVVVLAVGGHPFLEQNEHWGAAEGLVVSSWDVLDGKVAPGKNVLVYDTICEFTGMSVADFLADKGSQVEIVTDDIKPGVAVGGTSFPTYYRSMYPKEVIMTGDMMLEKVYREGDKLVAVLENEYTGAKEERVVDQVVVENGVRPDEEIYYALKQGSRNKGQMDIEALFAIKPQPCLSEPGEGYLLFRIGDCVAQRNTHAAIYDALRLCKDF; encoded by the coding sequence ATGGCTTTCGAAGCAATGTTCGCGCCGATCCAGATCGGCAAACTGACCATCCGCAACCGCGTGCTCAGTACTGCCCACGCCGAGGTGTATGCCACCGACGGCGGCATGACCACCGACCGCTATGTGAAGTATTACGAAGAGAAAGCCAAGGGCGGGATCGGCCTGGCGATCTGCGGCGGTTCTTCCAGTGTGGCCATCGACAGCCCGCAAGGCTGGTGGAAGTCGGTGAACCTGGCCGACGACCGCATCATCCCGCACTTCCAGAACCTGGCCGATGCCATGCACAAGCATGGCGCCAAGATCATGATCCAGATTACCCACATGGGCCGTCGCTCACGCTGGGACGGTGAGCATTGGCCCACGCTGCTGTCGCCGTCTGGCATCCGCGAGCCGGTGCACCGCGCCACCTGCAAAACCATCGAGCCGGAAGAAATCTGGCGCGTGATCGGCAACTACGCCAGCGCGGCGGCGCGCGCCAAGGCCGGAGGCCTGGACGGCGTGGAGTTGTCGGCGGTGCACCAGCACATGATCGACCAGTTCTGGAGCCCGCGCGTCAACAAACGCACTGACGAATGGGGCGGTAGCTTCGAAAATCGCATGCGTTTCGGCCTTGAGGTATTGAAGGCTGTGCGGGCTGAGGTCGGCCCGGATTTCTGCGTCGGCATCCGCCTGTGCGGCGATGAATTTCACCCGGACGGCCTGTCCCACGAGGACATGAAACAGATCGCCAAGTATTACGACGACACCGGCATGTTGGACTTTATCGGTGTGGTCGGCTCGGGCTGTGATACCCACAACACCCTGGCCAACGTGATCCCGAACATGAGTTATCCACCGGAGCCGTTTTTGCACCTGGCCGCCGGCATCAAGGAAGTGGTCAAGGCCCCGGTGCTGCACGCGCAGAACATCAAGGACCCGAACCAGGCCACGCGCATTCTGGAAGGCGGCTACGTGGACATGGTCGGCATGACCCGTGCGCACATCGCCGATCCGCACCTGATCGCCAAGATCAAGATGGGCCAGATCGACCAGATCAAGCAGTGCGTCGGCGCCAACTATTGCATCGACCGCCAGTACCAAGGGCTGGACGTGCTGTGCATCCAGAACGCCGCGACCTCGCGTGAATACATGGGCGTGCCGCACATCATCGAGAAATCCACCGGGCCCAAACGCAAAGTCGTGGTGGTCGGTGCCGGGCCTGCCGGGATGGAAGCGGCCCGCGTCGCCGCCGAGCGTGGGCATGACGTGACGTTGTTCGAGAAGAAAGAGTTTATCGGCGGGCAAATCACCACCGCTTCCAAAGCGCCGCAGCGCGACCAGATTGCCGGGATCACGCGCTGGTTCCAGCTGGAGCTGGCGCGCCTGAACGTGGACCTGCGCCTGGGCGTGGCGGCGAACGCCGATGCGATCCTCGACTTGCGCCCGGACGTGGTGGTGCTGGCCGTCGGCGGGCACCCGTTCCTGGAACAGAACGAACACTGGGGCGCAGCAGAAGGCCTGGTGGTCAGCAGTTGGGACGTGCTCGACGGCAAGGTCGCGCCGGGCAAAAACGTGCTGGTGTACGACACCATTTGTGAATTCACCGGCATGTCGGTGGCGGACTTTTTGGCGGACAAAGGCAGCCAGGTTGAGATCGTCACCGATGACATCAAGCCGGGCGTGGCCGTGGGTGGCACGTCGTTCCCGACCTACTACCGCAGCATGTACCCCAAAGAAGTGATCATGACCGGCGACATGATGCTGGAAAAGGTCTACCGCGAAGGCGACAAGCTGGTGGCGGTGCTGGAGAACGAATATACCGGCGCCAAGGAAGAACGCGTGGTCGATCAAGTGGTGGTCGAGAACGGTGTGCGTCCGGATGAAGAGATCTACTACGCGCTCAAGCAGGGTTCGCGCAACAAAGGCCAGATGGACATCGAAGCGCTGTTCGCGATCAAGCCGCAGCCGTGCCTGAGCGAGCCGGGCGAGGGGTACTTGCTGTTCCGCATCGGTGACTGTGTGGCGCAGCGTAATACCCACGCCGCGATCTATGACGCCCTGCGCCTGTGCAAGGATTTCTGA
- a CDS encoding lysozyme inhibitor LprI family protein, whose protein sequence is MKSIFLALALIATGVHAAEDTDNTPCDGIENDKQTLECATYNKTTAEQLLKDNYQGLLERMGSTYGSNKSQLADITARLKDAQQKWEKLRDADCAVDTFPAVNGSKEYAIQLNDCLARMSDERSEFLESIGQE, encoded by the coding sequence ATGAAATCGATTTTCCTGGCTTTGGCACTCATCGCAACCGGCGTCCACGCGGCCGAAGACACCGACAACACGCCCTGCGATGGCATCGAAAACGACAAACAAACCCTGGAATGCGCCACTTACAACAAAACCACCGCCGAACAATTGCTCAAAGACAACTATCAAGGCCTGCTGGAACGCATGGGTTCGACCTATGGCAGCAACAAGTCGCAATTGGCCGACATTACCGCTCGTCTGAAGGATGCTCAGCAAAAGTGGGAAAAACTACGTGACGCCGATTGCGCAGTGGACACCTTTCCGGCAGTCAACGGCAGCAAGGAATACGCGATTCAACTCAATGACTGCCTGGCGCGGATGAGTGATGAGCGGTCGGAGTTTTTGGAGTCGATCGGCCAGGAATAA
- a CDS encoding electron transfer flavoprotein subunit alpha/FixB family protein, whose translation MSDVIRRDPRAEWIARNRLHPLHAAMQPQQHSWMGPNGVIRKNVHGVGFIGPNGIKRIDRSGAQQGGAAKRKAAVEVLLPLHQVPAPAFYISVVPDMVGGRLSSHDRDVLGLARQLAGSDGAVLAVVFGEHKESAFATAGVDRLLVLEGHAFDGYSPEQRVQGLRAVDNQFNPRHWLLPDSRSGGGELGRRFAASLKERPATRVWQIKGEECIGRAGAGQEDLARPLPRLILAAVECAEPVSETRHEALPVELSTPLARSLPRIEDLGAVAVDPGAIPMAEAEFIFSGGNGVKDWALFHRTAAALGATEGASRVAVDDGFMARDRQVGASGTWVTARVYVAVGISGAIQHLQGIGACDKVVAINLDPGCDMIKRADLSVIGESAAILQALIAAVEAYRNGAKRDAA comes from the coding sequence ATGAGCGACGTTATCCGCCGAGACCCACGGGCCGAATGGATCGCCCGCAACCGCCTGCACCCACTGCATGCGGCGATGCAGCCGCAGCAACACAGCTGGATGGGACCCAACGGCGTCATCCGCAAGAACGTACATGGGGTCGGTTTTATCGGCCCTAACGGTATCAAGCGTATCGACCGCAGCGGTGCCCAGCAGGGCGGCGCGGCCAAGCGCAAAGCGGCGGTGGAGGTGCTGTTGCCATTGCATCAGGTGCCAGCGCCGGCGTTTTACATCAGCGTGGTGCCGGACATGGTCGGCGGCCGCCTGAGCAGCCACGACCGCGACGTGCTCGGCTTGGCGCGGCAACTCGCCGGCAGCGACGGCGCCGTGCTGGCGGTGGTGTTTGGCGAGCACAAGGAAAGTGCCTTTGCCACGGCAGGCGTTGATCGCCTGCTGGTGTTGGAAGGTCACGCATTCGACGGTTATTCACCGGAGCAACGCGTGCAAGGCCTGCGGGCTGTGGATAACCAGTTCAACCCGCGCCACTGGCTGCTGCCGGACAGCCGCAGCGGCGGTGGTGAGTTGGGGCGGCGCTTTGCCGCGAGCCTCAAGGAACGCCCGGCCACGCGGGTCTGGCAGATCAAGGGCGAGGAGTGCATCGGCCGCGCGGGTGCGGGCCAGGAAGACCTGGCCCGGCCATTGCCGCGCCTGATCCTGGCGGCCGTGGAGTGCGCCGAACCGGTCAGCGAAACACGTCACGAAGCGTTGCCCGTGGAGTTATCCACACCCTTGGCGCGCAGCTTGCCGCGTATCGAAGACCTCGGCGCGGTGGCGGTGGACCCCGGCGCGATTCCCATGGCCGAAGCGGAGTTTATTTTCTCCGGCGGCAATGGCGTGAAGGACTGGGCACTGTTCCACCGGACCGCCGCGGCGCTGGGCGCCACCGAAGGCGCCTCGCGGGTGGCGGTGGACGATGGCTTTATGGCGCGTGATCGCCAGGTCGGCGCCAGTGGCACCTGGGTCACGGCGCGGGTTTACGTGGCCGTGGGCATTTCCGGGGCGATCCAGCACCTGCAAGGCATTGGCGCCTGCGACAAGGTGGTGGCAATCAACCTCGACCCCGGCTGCGACATGATCAAGCGTGCCGACCTGTCGGTGATCGGCGAGAGCGCCGCGATTCTGCAAGCCTTGATCGCTGCGGTCGAGGCCTACCGTAACGGCGCCAAGCGCGATGCGGCTTAA
- a CDS encoding DUF3010 family protein — MTICGIEIKGSEAIIAVASQDNQALTHVALATKKIALEDDDEAANVKAFAAQVKAFVQANAITRIAIKKRSKKGEFAGGPTTFKIEGVFQLLEGVEVTLLSPQTINAQNKKHNFELPASLNKYQHEAYKAACSALVKK, encoded by the coding sequence ATGACTATCTGCGGCATCGAAATCAAAGGCAGCGAAGCCATCATTGCTGTCGCCTCTCAGGACAATCAGGCGCTGACCCACGTCGCCCTGGCCACCAAGAAAATCGCGCTTGAAGATGACGATGAAGCGGCGAACGTCAAAGCCTTCGCCGCCCAGGTGAAGGCGTTTGTGCAGGCAAACGCCATCACCCGCATCGCGATCAAGAAGCGCAGCAAGAAAGGCGAATTTGCCGGTGGGCCGACCACGTTCAAGATTGAAGGCGTGTTTCAGTTGCTGGAGGGGGTTGAGGTGACACTGCTGTCGCCGCAGACCATCAATGCGCAGAACAAGAAGCACAACTTTGAGTTGCCGGCTTCGCTGAACAAGTATCAGCACGAGGCTTACAAAGCGGCGTGCTCGGCGCTGGTAAAAAAATAA
- the gbcA gene encoding glycine-betaine demethylase subunit GbcA — protein sequence MDVTATLSLGDPLEPARKATAQMLQERERTFSLPQPFYSDERLFDIDMQEIFQKEWLIAGMTCEIPTKGNYLTLQVGKNPIIVIRGAEGVVHAFHNVCRHRGSRLCTSDKGKVAKLVCHYHQWTYELDGRLLFAGTEMGADFDMKQYGLKPVNVKTAGGYIFISLAENPPAIDDFLSTLNHYMEPYDMENTKVAIQTTLFEKANWKLVLENNRECYHCNASHPELLKTLLEWDDVTDPRADQAFKDHVAASAAAWDAEKIPYAHASFGLRNRIVRMPLLKGTVSMTLDGKQGCNKLMGRIKNPDLGSMRILHLPHSWNHCMGDHIIVFTVWPISAQETMVTTKWIVHKDAVEGVDYDVERMRKVWDATNDQDRRLAEENQRGINSTAYQPGPYSKTYEFGVVNFVDWYSERLLSNLGAAPAPYLKGVAVHE from the coding sequence ATGGACGTCACCGCAACCTTAAGCTTGGGCGATCCGCTGGAACCCGCACGCAAGGCCACCGCGCAAATGCTGCAAGAGCGCGAGCGCACTTTTTCGCTGCCGCAGCCGTTTTACTCTGACGAGCGGCTGTTTGATATCGACATGCAGGAGATCTTCCAGAAAGAGTGGTTGATCGCCGGCATGACCTGCGAGATTCCCACCAAGGGCAACTACCTGACCCTGCAAGTGGGCAAGAACCCGATCATCGTGATCCGTGGCGCCGAGGGCGTGGTGCATGCCTTTCACAACGTGTGCCGTCACCGTGGCTCACGCCTGTGCACCAGCGACAAGGGCAAGGTCGCCAAACTCGTCTGCCACTACCACCAGTGGACCTACGAGCTGGACGGCCGCCTGCTGTTCGCCGGCACCGAGATGGGCGCCGACTTCGACATGAAGCAGTACGGCTTGAAACCCGTGAACGTGAAGACCGCCGGCGGCTACATCTTCATCAGCCTGGCCGAGAACCCGCCGGCCATCGACGACTTCCTGTCGACACTGAACCACTACATGGAACCCTACGACATGGAAAACACCAAGGTGGCGATCCAGACCACCTTGTTCGAAAAAGCCAACTGGAAGCTGGTGCTGGAAAACAACCGCGAGTGCTACCACTGCAACGCCTCGCACCCGGAACTGTTGAAAACCCTGCTGGAGTGGGACGACGTCACCGACCCGCGCGCCGACCAGGCCTTCAAGGACCACGTCGCCGCTTCCGCCGCCGCGTGGGATGCCGAGAAGATCCCTTACGCCCACGCCAGCTTCGGCCTGCGTAACCGCATCGTGCGCATGCCACTGCTCAAAGGCACGGTGTCGATGACCCTGGACGGCAAACAAGGCTGCAACAAGCTGATGGGCCGCATCAAGAACCCGGACCTGGGCTCGATGCGCATCCTGCACCTGCCGCACTCGTGGAACCACTGCATGGGCGATCACATCATCGTGTTCACCGTGTGGCCGATCAGCGCCCAGGAAACCATGGTTACCACCAAGTGGATCGTGCACAAGGACGCCGTCGAAGGCGTGGACTACGACGTGGAGCGCATGCGCAAAGTGTGGGACGCCACCAACGACCAGGACCGTCGCCTGGCCGAAGAAAACCAGCGCGGGATCAACTCCACCGCCTATCAGCCAGGGCCTTACTCCAAGACGTATGAGTTTGGTGTGGTGAATTTTGTGGATTGGTACAGCGAGCGTTTGCTGAGCAACCTGGGCGCTGCGCCTGCGCCGTATCTCAAGGGCGTGGCCGTACACGAGTAA
- a CDS encoding dipeptidase codes for MSPAQLHADSIVIDGLIIAKWNRDLFEDMRKGGLTAANCTVSVWEGFQATINNIVASQTLIRENSDLVIPVKTTADIRKAKEQGKTGIIFGFQNAHAFEDQLGYVEIFKQLGVGVVQMCYNTQNLVGTGCYERDGGLSGFGREVVGEMNRVGIMCDLSHVGSKTSEEVILESKKPVCYSHCLPSGLKEHPRNKSDEELKFIADHGGFVGVTMFAPFLAKGIDSTIDDYAEAIEYTMNIVGEDAIGIGTDFTQGHGQDFFEMLTHDKGYARRLTSFGKIINPLGIRTVGEFPNLTETLLKRGHSERVVRKIMGENWVNVLKDVWGE; via the coding sequence ATGAGCCCAGCGCAATTGCACGCCGACAGCATCGTTATCGACGGGCTGATCATTGCCAAGTGGAACCGCGACCTGTTCGAGGACATGCGCAAAGGTGGGCTGACCGCCGCCAACTGTACCGTGTCGGTGTGGGAAGGCTTCCAGGCCACGATCAACAACATCGTGGCCAGCCAGACCCTGATCCGTGAGAACAGCGACCTGGTGATCCCGGTGAAAACCACCGCCGACATCCGCAAAGCCAAGGAACAGGGCAAAACCGGCATCATCTTCGGCTTCCAGAACGCCCATGCGTTTGAAGACCAGTTGGGCTACGTCGAGATCTTCAAGCAGCTCGGGGTTGGCGTGGTGCAGATGTGCTACAACACCCAGAACCTGGTGGGCACCGGTTGCTACGAGCGCGACGGCGGCCTGTCAGGCTTTGGCCGTGAGGTCGTCGGCGAAATGAACCGCGTCGGCATCATGTGCGACCTGTCCCACGTCGGCTCCAAAACCAGCGAAGAAGTCATCCTCGAATCGAAAAAGCCGGTGTGCTACTCACACTGCCTGCCGTCCGGGCTTAAAGAGCACCCACGCAACAAATCCGATGAAGAACTCAAGTTCATCGCCGACCACGGCGGTTTTGTTGGCGTGACCATGTTTGCGCCATTCCTGGCCAAGGGTATTGATTCGACCATCGACGACTACGCCGAAGCCATCGAATACACCATGAACATCGTCGGCGAAGACGCCATCGGCATCGGTACCGACTTCACCCAGGGCCATGGCCAGGATTTCTTCGAAATGCTGACCCATGACAAGGGCTACGCCCGCCGCCTGACCAGCTTCGGCAAGATCATCAACCCGCTGGGCATCCGCACCGTGGGCGAGTTTCCGAACCTCACCGAGACCTTGCTCAAGCGCGGCCACAGCGAGCGCGTGGTGCGCAAGATCATGGGCGAAAACTGGGTCAACGTCTTAAAGGACGTCTGGGGCGAATAA